One segment of Desulfolucanica intricata DNA contains the following:
- the adhE gene encoding bifunctional acetaldehyde-CoA/alcohol dehydrogenase — MGGQQTTKDNSSVKEAIDVLVEQAIKAREEFLQLNQKQVDDIIKAMTLAGLDRHMELAKMAVQETQRGVYEDKITKNIFATEYIYHSIKYHKTVGIINEDEEDDYLEFAEPVGVIAGVTPVTNPTSTTMFKSLICMKTRNPIIFSFHPGAQKCSEAAAKTMLDAAVRAGAPKNCISWITEPSIEAANALMNHLGVALVLATGGEGMVRAAYSTGKPALGVGPGNVPCYIEKSANIKRAVNDIILSKTFDNGMICASEQGVIVDKEIAEQVKRLLVENGCYFLSPHEIQLIQQLVTGNETCSLNPDIVGRPAAVIADMAGFSVPAGTKILIAPLSGVGKEFPLSREKLSPILAYYEANDIDEGFRLCEEMISFGGMGHTSVIHSENEEIIKRFSTRMMTGRIVVNAPSSHGAIGDIYNTNMPSLTLGCGSMGHNSTTSNVSAVNLINVKRVAYRRVNMQWFKIPERIYFETGAVQYLSKMPGIERVVIVTDKIMVELGYVDKVMYHLNKRANKVVVDVFSEVEPDPSVDTVKKGVEMLKNFNPDTLIALGGGSAIDAAKGMWLFYEYPEVEFEFLKLKFLDIRKRTYKYPKLGRKVKMVTIPTTSGSGSEVTAFTVITDKGAEIKYPLADYELTPDVAIIDPEFTYSVPPNLTADTGIDVLTHAIEAYVSTMASDYTDALALKAIELVFKYLPQAYKSGDRLAREKMHNASTIAGMAFTNAFLGINHSLAHKIGGEFHIPHGRANAIFLPYVIEYNAQKPSKFVSFPKYEYYIAHEKYRQIAQFLGLPASSPEEGVESLVNAIRNLMKELDMPFTLAELGINREQYEAKVPTLAEKAFEDQVTITNPRLPLISELEELLRKGYGG, encoded by the coding sequence ATGGGTGGACAACAAACCACAAAGGACAATTCCTCGGTAAAGGAAGCCATTGATGTTCTGGTAGAGCAGGCAATTAAAGCACGGGAAGAATTTCTTCAGTTAAATCAGAAGCAAGTTGATGATATAATAAAAGCAATGACTTTAGCCGGGCTTGACAGGCATATGGAACTTGCTAAAATGGCGGTTCAGGAAACCCAGCGGGGTGTTTATGAGGACAAAATTACAAAAAATATCTTCGCTACCGAATATATCTATCATAGTATTAAATATCATAAGACGGTGGGTATTATAAATGAAGATGAAGAGGATGATTATTTAGAGTTTGCAGAGCCGGTAGGAGTAATTGCCGGGGTGACACCCGTTACCAATCCAACTTCTACAACAATGTTTAAATCCTTAATATGTATGAAAACCAGAAACCCGATTATTTTTAGCTTTCATCCCGGAGCTCAAAAATGTAGTGAAGCAGCTGCTAAAACGATGTTGGATGCTGCTGTACGGGCAGGCGCACCTAAGAATTGTATTAGCTGGATTACAGAACCTTCAATTGAGGCTGCTAATGCTTTAATGAACCACTTGGGAGTAGCCCTTGTTTTAGCTACAGGTGGAGAAGGAATGGTAAGAGCAGCATATAGTACAGGTAAACCCGCTCTTGGAGTGGGGCCGGGCAATGTTCCTTGTTATATAGAAAAATCTGCGAATATTAAAAGAGCCGTAAATGACATTATTTTAAGTAAAACTTTTGATAACGGAATGATTTGTGCATCTGAACAAGGTGTTATCGTAGATAAGGAGATAGCCGAACAGGTAAAAAGACTACTGGTGGAAAATGGCTGCTATTTCCTGTCACCACACGAGATTCAACTTATACAGCAGCTGGTTACCGGCAATGAAACTTGTTCTTTAAATCCCGATATTGTAGGTCGACCGGCAGCAGTAATTGCAGACATGGCTGGTTTCTCAGTTCCTGCAGGCACTAAAATTTTAATTGCTCCCTTGTCCGGGGTAGGAAAAGAATTTCCTTTATCACGGGAAAAACTTAGTCCAATCCTTGCTTATTATGAAGCAAATGATATTGATGAAGGTTTTAGATTATGCGAAGAAATGATCTCTTTTGGTGGTATGGGGCATACTTCGGTAATACATTCTGAGAATGAGGAGATTATAAAAAGATTCTCTACGCGAATGATGACCGGTAGAATCGTAGTAAATGCACCTTCCAGCCATGGGGCCATTGGAGATATTTATAATACTAATATGCCTTCACTAACCCTGGGATGTGGATCAATGGGACATAACTCCACTACTTCAAATGTAAGTGCTGTTAATTTAATAAATGTGAAAAGAGTAGCGTACCGCCGTGTGAATATGCAGTGGTTTAAGATCCCGGAAAGAATATACTTTGAGACCGGCGCAGTTCAATATTTATCAAAAATGCCGGGGATTGAGCGAGTCGTAATTGTTACCGATAAAATAATGGTTGAACTTGGCTATGTTGATAAAGTTATGTACCATCTAAATAAACGCGCAAATAAGGTTGTTGTGGATGTTTTCAGTGAGGTAGAACCGGATCCCTCAGTCGATACAGTAAAAAAAGGTGTAGAAATGCTAAAGAATTTTAATCCTGATACTTTGATTGCCCTGGGTGGTGGTTCGGCCATTGATGCTGCTAAAGGAATGTGGTTATTTTATGAGTATCCCGAGGTAGAATTTGAATTTCTGAAATTGAAGTTTTTGGATATTAGAAAGCGTACTTATAAATATCCTAAATTGGGTCGAAAAGTAAAAATGGTAACGATTCCAACTACCAGTGGCAGTGGATCCGAAGTAACGGCCTTTACAGTTATTACTGATAAAGGTGCAGAGATTAAATATCCACTTGCTGATTACGAGCTAACTCCTGATGTAGCAATAATAGATCCTGAATTTACTTATTCAGTACCACCAAATCTTACTGCAGATACTGGCATAGATGTTTTGACACATGCCATAGAAGCTTATGTTTCAACAATGGCGTCGGATTATACTGATGCCCTGGCTTTAAAGGCAATAGAATTGGTATTTAAGTATTTACCCCAAGCTTATAAAAGCGGGGATAGATTAGCCCGGGAGAAAATGCATAATGCTTCCACCATAGCCGGAATGGCTTTTACCAATGCATTTTTAGGTATAAACCATAGTTTGGCTCATAAAATCGGAGGAGAGTTTCATATACCTCATGGTAGGGCCAATGCAATATTCCTGCCTTATGTGATTGAATATAACGCACAAAAGCCAAGTAAGTTTGTATCTTTCCCCAAATACGAATACTACATTGCTCATGAGAAGTACCGTCAGATTGCACAGTTCTTAGGATTACCTGCATCATCTCCGGAAGAGGGGGTAGAAAGCCTGGTAAATGCCATTCGGAACCTAATGAAAGAACTTGATATGCCGTTTACTCTTGCTGAGTTAGGTATTAACCGTGAACAATATGAGGCTAAAGTACCTACGTTAGCAGAGAAAGCTTTTGAAGATCAGGTTACTATTACTAATCCCAGGTTACCTTTAATCTCTGAATTAGAAGAGTTATTAAGAAAAGGTTATGGGGGATAG
- the miaB gene encoding tRNA (N6-isopentenyl adenosine(37)-C2)-methylthiotransferase MiaB: MGNSGKGYFIITFGCQMNEHDSEVIAGVLQSKGFVKTDKHENADVIILNTCCVRETAENKVYGMLGRLRRLKTLNPNLIIGICGCMPQQEEVAKKIRHRFPYVDLIFGTHNLHQLPDLLDKVLESKETVLEVWSTNGQIAENMPIKRENGIKAWVTIMYGCNNFCTYCIVPYVRGRERSRLPEDIIREIRQLAREGFKEVTLLGQNVNSYGKDLEQRTDFADLLLLLEDIDGIERIRYMTSHPRDFTDKLINVISNSKKVAEHFHLPVQAGSNHVLKMMNRGYTREQYLELVEKIRKAVPNASITTDLMVGFPGETDEDFADTMDLVQKVQYDSAFTFIYNQRTGTPAARSEKQVDVNVKKERIKALIELQNKISLERNKADIGKVLKVLVEGRSKTNNDRLAGRSGTNKLVIFSGQEDLIGKLVNVKIVEASLSHLDGCLVNI, translated from the coding sequence ATGGGGAATAGTGGTAAAGGGTATTTTATAATCACCTTCGGTTGTCAAATGAATGAGCATGATTCAGAAGTTATTGCAGGCGTATTACAAAGTAAGGGATTTGTAAAAACAGATAAACATGAAAATGCTGATGTAATTATATTAAATACCTGCTGTGTTCGCGAAACCGCTGAAAATAAAGTTTATGGGATGCTTGGACGCCTGCGTCGTCTTAAGACATTGAACCCAAACCTAATTATTGGTATTTGTGGGTGTATGCCCCAACAGGAAGAGGTGGCTAAAAAAATACGTCATCGATTCCCCTATGTTGATTTAATTTTTGGTACACATAATTTGCATCAATTACCAGATTTACTGGATAAAGTATTAGAATCAAAGGAAACAGTACTTGAGGTTTGGTCAACAAATGGTCAAATAGCTGAAAACATGCCTATAAAAAGAGAAAATGGTATAAAAGCCTGGGTAACAATTATGTACGGCTGCAACAATTTTTGTACCTACTGTATTGTGCCTTATGTCCGGGGGCGAGAGCGCAGTAGGCTTCCCGAAGATATTATTAGAGAAATTCGGCAGCTGGCCCGGGAAGGCTTTAAGGAAGTAACTTTATTAGGACAAAATGTGAATTCCTATGGTAAAGATTTAGAGCAGCGGACTGATTTTGCGGATTTGTTGTTATTGCTGGAAGATATCGATGGAATTGAGCGGATTAGGTACATGACCTCACATCCGCGTGATTTTACAGATAAATTGATTAATGTAATATCTAACAGCAAAAAGGTGGCTGAACATTTTCATCTTCCGGTTCAGGCAGGCAGCAACCATGTATTAAAAATGATGAACCGGGGCTATACAAGGGAGCAGTATCTTGAATTAGTTGAAAAAATCCGTAAGGCAGTACCCAATGCAAGTATAACTACAGATTTAATGGTTGGTTTTCCCGGAGAAACTGATGAAGATTTTGCCGATACAATGGATTTAGTTCAGAAGGTGCAATATGACAGTGCTTTTACTTTTATCTATAATCAGAGAACAGGTACTCCGGCAGCACGTAGCGAAAAACAAGTGGATGTTAATGTAAAAAAAGAACGTATTAAAGCCTTAATTGAGTTACAAAATAAAATCAGCCTGGAAAGAAATAAAGCAGATATAGGTAAGGTGCTAAAAGTTTTGGTAGAAGGGCGGAGTAAAACTAATAATGATAGATTGGCCGGAAGATCCGGGACAAATAAACTAGTAATTTTTTCTGGACAGGAGGATTTAATCGGTAAGCTGGTGAATGTTAAGATAGTGGAAGCGAGTTTATCACACCTTGATGGGTGTTTGGTAAATATATAA
- a CDS encoding YlbF family regulator → MSILDKARELGQEIANSPELEAMRIAEVNMLNDPVSEKIIREFEDRQRVLHELHHQGKELSESQKKEVEEFEQKMLSNDLIVTYFKAQQEFEKILEAVNNIIAEAISGESQGCECGTSACCSSCGSH, encoded by the coding sequence ATGTCTATTTTAGATAAGGCGAGGGAATTGGGGCAAGAAATTGCTAATTCCCCGGAATTAGAAGCTATGCGGATAGCTGAAGTAAACATGTTAAATGATCCTGTGTCCGAAAAGATTATTCGGGAGTTTGAAGACAGGCAGCGTGTTTTACATGAACTCCATCATCAGGGGAAAGAATTAAGCGAAAGTCAGAAAAAAGAGGTAGAAGAATTCGAACAAAAAATGTTAAGTAATGATTTAATAGTAACTTATTTTAAAGCCCAGCAAGAGTTTGAAAAGATTCTTGAAGCTGTGAATAATATTATTGCCGAAGCTATTTCAGGTGAGAGTCAGGGCTGTGAATGTGGAACCAGTGCCTGCTGTTCCAGCTGTGGGAGTCACTAA
- the mutS gene encoding DNA mismatch repair protein MutS, translating into MIKQYLKIKEQYSDSILFFRLGDFYEMFFEDAHCASRELEITLTSRDGGKEERVPMCGVPYHAAETYISRLVEKGYKVAICEQVEDPKASKGIVKREVIRVITPGTILTGAFVEEKRNNYIIALNRENNCYGMAVVDIGTGLFMAAEFSGEYAVNSLLEEITRLQPSEAVIPYDLMNDNELDVFFRGHASITLSRCLEETFSYPSAREQLIENIGEENFNQTGLTEMAAAVGAAGGLLAYLKSTQKRSLNHLNTIKIYKPSLFMILDSSTRRNLELIKSLRDGSKRGSLLWVLDHTVTAMGARLLKTWLEQPLVNVQFINERLDAVAEFNADNFLRYDLKEVLSKLYDLERLTGRIAYGTANARDLYSLKVSLSVLPKIKEILSRANSQLLAKIARQIDPLTDLCDLLERAILENPPISVREGGIIKDGFSSEVDQLRTASRDGKSWVAGLEARERERTGIKSLKVGYNKVFGYYLEVTKTNLHLVPDEYIRKQTLANAERYITPELKEYENLILGAQDKLNQLEYQLFVDIRNMVAEKIPSIQKTAHAVSQADVLLAFAETALENKYCRPIVREDGLIKIKDGRHPVVERVLESGEFVPNDTVLNNSDSRLILITGPNMAGKSTYMRQVALIVLMAQVGSFVPADYAEVSVVDRIFTRVGAADDLAGGQSTFMVEMKECQVIVENATANSLVIMDEVGRGTSTYDGISIARALVEHINEVIRAKTLFSTHYHELTDLDSLSGVVNYTVAVREDGEDIVFLRKVIPGKADRSYGIHVARLAGIPEHILERAGNLLYSLESRNSSENQVAAGMEVGMKLREKCLPTETISVDLKEQENDAANHPVLSELAGLEILNMTPLQALNKLYELQTKVKHK; encoded by the coding sequence ATGATTAAACAATATTTAAAAATTAAAGAGCAATACTCTGACTCTATACTTTTCTTTAGACTAGGTGACTTTTATGAAATGTTTTTTGAAGATGCCCACTGTGCTTCCCGTGAATTAGAAATAACTTTAACCAGCCGGGATGGTGGAAAAGAAGAGCGGGTACCAATGTGTGGAGTTCCCTATCATGCCGCGGAGACTTATATATCAAGACTTGTTGAAAAGGGGTATAAAGTAGCAATTTGTGAACAAGTTGAGGATCCTAAAGCATCAAAAGGTATTGTGAAGAGGGAAGTTATTCGTGTAATTACTCCCGGGACTATTTTAACAGGTGCTTTTGTAGAAGAAAAAAGAAATAATTATATAATTGCTTTAAATCGTGAAAACAATTGTTATGGAATGGCGGTAGTTGATATTGGAACCGGTTTATTCATGGCAGCTGAATTTAGCGGGGAATACGCTGTCAATTCTTTGTTGGAAGAGATAACCCGGCTTCAGCCGTCCGAGGCAGTAATTCCCTATGACTTAATGAATGATAATGAATTAGATGTTTTCTTCCGGGGACATGCCTCTATCACTTTAAGTAGATGTTTAGAAGAAACTTTTTCTTATCCTTCAGCCCGCGAGCAGCTAATAGAGAATATTGGAGAAGAAAACTTTAACCAAACAGGTTTAACAGAAATGGCAGCCGCTGTGGGAGCTGCCGGTGGACTGCTGGCATATTTAAAAAGCACACAGAAGAGAAGTTTAAATCATTTAAACACCATAAAAATTTATAAGCCATCTTTGTTCATGATATTAGATTCTTCAACACGAAGAAATTTAGAATTAATAAAGTCCCTACGTGATGGTTCTAAGCGGGGAAGTTTACTCTGGGTTCTTGATCACACTGTAACAGCAATGGGTGCGCGGTTGTTAAAAACTTGGTTGGAACAGCCTTTAGTAAATGTTCAATTTATTAATGAACGTCTTGATGCTGTTGCAGAATTTAATGCTGATAATTTTTTAAGATACGATTTGAAGGAAGTGCTGTCTAAATTATATGACTTGGAACGTTTAACGGGTAGAATCGCCTATGGTACTGCAAATGCACGGGATTTATATTCTTTAAAAGTGTCATTATCTGTTCTGCCAAAAATTAAAGAAATTTTGAGCAGGGCTAATTCGCAGTTGTTGGCAAAAATTGCTAGGCAGATTGATCCATTGACCGATTTATGTGATCTCTTAGAGCGGGCTATCTTAGAAAATCCACCCATTTCAGTTCGTGAAGGGGGAATTATTAAAGATGGTTTCAGTTCGGAGGTTGACCAGCTGAGAACTGCAAGCAGGGATGGAAAGTCATGGGTAGCGGGCCTTGAGGCCCGGGAACGTGAGCGCACCGGTATAAAATCTTTAAAAGTTGGCTATAACAAGGTTTTTGGTTATTACCTGGAGGTTACTAAAACTAATCTCCATTTAGTACCTGATGAATATATAAGAAAACAGACTCTTGCTAATGCTGAGAGATATATTACTCCTGAGCTTAAGGAGTATGAAAACTTGATATTGGGGGCACAGGATAAGTTAAATCAACTGGAATACCAGTTATTTGTAGATATAAGAAATATGGTGGCTGAAAAAATACCTTCTATTCAAAAAACTGCTCACGCAGTTTCTCAGGCGGATGTTTTATTAGCTTTTGCTGAAACTGCGTTAGAGAATAAATATTGCCGTCCTATAGTGAGGGAAGATGGATTGATTAAAATTAAGGATGGCAGGCATCCGGTAGTAGAGCGGGTTTTGGAGTCCGGTGAGTTTGTACCTAATGATACTGTGCTTAACAATTCAGACAGCCGCTTGATACTTATAACCGGGCCTAATATGGCCGGAAAAAGTACATATATGCGTCAAGTTGCCTTAATCGTATTGATGGCTCAAGTGGGCAGTTTTGTACCGGCTGATTATGCCGAAGTGAGTGTAGTAGACAGAATTTTTACCCGGGTAGGAGCTGCTGATGATTTAGCCGGTGGACAAAGCACATTCATGGTGGAAATGAAGGAATGTCAGGTGATTGTTGAAAACGCGACTGCTAATAGTTTGGTGATTATGGATGAAGTTGGACGAGGTACCAGTACATATGATGGAATCAGTATTGCTCGGGCGCTGGTTGAACATATAAATGAGGTAATAAGGGCAAAAACACTGTTTTCTACTCATTATCATGAACTTACTGATTTAGATAGTTTATCAGGTGTGGTAAATTATACAGTGGCTGTACGGGAAGATGGGGAGGATATTGTTTTTTTAAGAAAGGTTATTCCAGGGAAAGCTGACCGAAGTTACGGAATCCACGTAGCCAGATTAGCAGGGATACCGGAGCATATTTTAGAACGGGCAGGTAATTTACTCTATAGCTTGGAATCCCGGAATAGTTCCGAAAATCAGGTGGCAGCCGGTATGGAAGTGGGTATGAAATTGAGAGAAAAATGTTTACCTACTGAAACCATTAGTGTGGATCTTAAAGAACAAGAGAACGATGCAGCGAACCATCCTGTTTTATCTGAGTTGGCAGGCCTGGAAATATTAAATATGACTCCGCTGCAGGCTTTAAATAAGCTTTATGAATTGCAAACTAAGGTTAAACATAAGTAA
- a CDS encoding hydantoinase/oxoprolinase family protein, with amino-acid sequence MLIGIDVGGTCTDAVLLRKDKVLAKAKVPTGEDLLGSLMKALDKIMEGVQPAEIKRVVFSTTIITNLIAEKKYEKVAVMIIPGPGISHEKYNFKTETVIVDGAVDYRGREIIKLNEQEIKEKLFLLEQKGYHKLAVVGKFSNRNNLHENQIETLVRGLYPDWQVVLGHRVGGKLNLPRRVVNAYYTCATQEKYSKFINSVEEALIKRGIGADAYILKADGGTLPLRASEKVPVETIFSGPAASTLGVQALVPPGQTAVVVDIGGTTTDLALILSGEPLLSSKGVQVDELLTQVRGLSVRSIPVGGDTAVELSEGRILITGKRKGFPYCQGGPCPTPTDALRVLNLIDLGDRDLAVKGISTLGLNCSPQKAAEQIIDEVVKIIVTEIQRMFLEWEQEPAYRIWELLQKRSVRPDIVAGVGGGAIGLVEHIARELNCKKLLPAHAEVANAIGAAVARPTVQLSLRADTERQVFTVEETGYQGKLNNTKFSEKDALDLANEWLNRQAKSLGVLCEIGEVEIIRQEVFNMVRGWHTTGRIFDVVLQTKRGILQYVEQGGSK; translated from the coding sequence ATGTTAATAGGTATAGATGTCGGTGGGACTTGTACTGATGCTGTTCTCTTGCGTAAAGATAAGGTTTTAGCAAAAGCAAAGGTACCTACCGGAGAAGATTTGCTTGGTTCTTTAATGAAAGCATTGGATAAAATTATGGAAGGAGTTCAACCTGCTGAAATTAAGCGGGTAGTTTTTAGTACTACGATTATAACAAACTTAATTGCCGAGAAAAAATATGAAAAGGTTGCTGTAATGATTATTCCCGGTCCCGGAATTAGTCATGAAAAATATAATTTTAAAACTGAAACTGTGATTGTAGACGGTGCCGTGGATTACCGCGGGAGAGAAATTATCAAATTAAATGAGCAGGAAATCAAGGAGAAATTATTTTTATTGGAGCAGAAGGGTTATCATAAGTTAGCTGTAGTGGGTAAATTTTCAAACCGTAATAACCTTCATGAAAATCAAATTGAGACCCTTGTCAGAGGCTTGTATCCGGACTGGCAGGTTGTATTAGGGCATAGGGTAGGCGGTAAACTTAATTTACCCCGGAGGGTTGTAAATGCTTATTATACTTGTGCCACGCAAGAAAAATATTCAAAGTTTATAAATTCAGTTGAAGAGGCCTTGATTAAACGTGGTATTGGGGCTGATGCTTATATCTTAAAAGCAGACGGGGGGACTCTTCCTTTACGAGCATCTGAAAAAGTACCTGTGGAAACTATCTTTTCCGGGCCTGCAGCCAGTACCCTGGGGGTGCAAGCTTTAGTACCACCCGGACAAACAGCGGTAGTTGTAGATATTGGAGGAACTACTACTGATTTAGCTTTGATTTTATCCGGGGAACCTTTGTTATCTTCTAAGGGTGTTCAAGTAGATGAATTATTAACACAGGTAAGAGGACTTTCGGTCAGGTCCATTCCGGTTGGAGGAGATACCGCGGTAGAATTGAGTGAAGGACGGATTCTAATTACCGGGAAAAGAAAAGGCTTTCCGTATTGTCAGGGGGGACCGTGCCCTACTCCGACAGATGCCTTAAGAGTTCTTAATTTAATTGATTTAGGGGATAGGGATTTAGCAGTAAAAGGAATAAGTACTTTGGGATTAAACTGTAGTCCTCAGAAAGCAGCGGAACAAATAATTGATGAAGTCGTAAAGATCATAGTCACTGAAATCCAAAGAATGTTTTTAGAATGGGAACAGGAACCTGCCTATAGAATATGGGAACTTCTCCAGAAACGCTCTGTGCGACCGGATATTGTGGCTGGTGTGGGAGGTGGCGCAATTGGTTTAGTAGAGCATATTGCCCGGGAATTAAATTGCAAGAAGCTGCTACCTGCCCATGCAGAGGTAGCTAATGCCATCGGTGCTGCCGTAGCCAGGCCGACTGTACAGCTAAGTTTGCGTGCAGATACTGAGCGACAGGTATTTACTGTTGAAGAAACGGGCTACCAGGGGAAATTAAATAATACTAAATTTAGCGAAAAGGATGCACTTGATCTTGCGAACGAGTGGCTGAATAGACAGGCCAAAAGTTTGGGAGTTTTATGTGAAATAGGAGAAGTTGAAATTATTAGGCAGGAAGTTTTTAACATGGTTCGTGGCTGGCATACTACCGGTAGAATATTTGATGTTGTTTTACAAACTAAGCGGGGCATTTTACAGTATGTTGAGCAGGGGGGGAGTAAGTAA
- a CDS encoding histone deacetylase family protein, translating to MKTLKTGLVFFPAFDWSISPTHPEREERLLYTRDQLFEEGIMDLPEIEEFAPRLALKKDVARVHFCVPQVDYQVLKAHLIAAGASILLGEKVYRKEIKNGFALVRPPGHHAMRVVHGNRGFCNINNEAIVVEYLRHHYGIKKIAIIDTDVHHGDGTQDIFYHDPDVLYISFHQDGRTIFPGTGFIPELGGPTAFARTLNIPLPLGTTDEELHFILDQLILPVVQEFKPDFIINSAGQDNHYTDPLGSICMTARGYASLNEKLKPDLAVLEGGYAIETALPYVNMAIILAMAGQDYSYVQEPQPPQIRKSTKRFNEIKEIVTQLKDIWRNKDKINLNQIFGSEEYFQRKKSIYYDTDGFHEEQVERVKRCKECPGYITIDSKAVHSWRDSVKVFCITLPITACSSCQNEAYENYSDARNNRRYDYVYIQDKVKDVFISYNRKTKQELYLED from the coding sequence ATGAAAACATTAAAAACGGGACTGGTTTTTTTCCCTGCCTTTGACTGGTCTATTTCTCCTACTCACCCGGAAAGGGAGGAAAGGCTTTTATACACCAGGGACCAACTTTTTGAAGAAGGGATTATGGATTTACCTGAAATTGAGGAATTCGCACCCCGCCTGGCATTAAAGAAAGATGTGGCCCGTGTACACTTCTGTGTTCCGCAAGTCGATTATCAAGTATTAAAGGCTCATTTAATCGCAGCAGGGGCCAGTATACTGCTGGGGGAAAAGGTGTACAGAAAGGAAATAAAAAATGGATTTGCACTGGTTAGGCCGCCGGGACACCACGCTATGCGGGTTGTACATGGAAACCGGGGTTTTTGTAATATAAATAATGAAGCTATTGTAGTGGAATATTTGCGCCACCATTATGGAATTAAGAAAATTGCTATCATCGATACCGATGTACACCATGGAGACGGTACTCAGGATATCTTTTACCATGACCCGGATGTCTTATATATATCTTTCCACCAGGACGGAAGGACTATTTTCCCTGGAACCGGTTTTATACCGGAACTAGGTGGGCCTACTGCCTTTGCCCGTACACTAAATATACCATTGCCCTTGGGGACAACTGATGAAGAGCTGCACTTTATCCTGGATCAGCTTATTTTGCCGGTAGTTCAGGAATTTAAACCGGACTTTATTATTAATTCTGCCGGTCAGGATAATCATTATACCGATCCCTTGGGAAGTATTTGTATGACTGCCAGGGGGTATGCCTCATTGAATGAGAAACTAAAGCCGGACTTAGCTGTTTTAGAAGGTGGTTATGCTATAGAAACAGCTTTACCCTATGTAAACATGGCTATCATTCTGGCTATGGCGGGACAGGATTATTCATATGTGCAGGAGCCACAGCCGCCTCAGATTAGAAAAAGTACCAAACGGTTTAACGAAATAAAGGAAATTGTAACTCAGTTAAAGGATATTTGGCGTAATAAAGATAAAATTAATTTAAATCAAATCTTTGGTTCAGAAGAATATTTTCAACGAAAAAAATCTATTTATTATGATACTGACGGGTTTCATGAGGAGCAGGTTGAGAGGGTTAAACGTTGTAAGGAATGTCCGGGTTATATAACTATTGATTCAAAGGCTGTACACAGTTGGAGGGACAGCGTTAAAGTATTCTGTATTACCCTTCCTATAACTGCCTGTAGTTCCTGTCAAAATGAGGCTTATGAAAATTATAGTGATGCCCGAAATAACCGCCGTTATGATTACGTTTATATACAGGACAAAGTTAAAGATGTGTTTATTTCTTATAACAGGAAAACCAAACAGGAATTGTATTTAGAGGATTAA